From Campylobacter upsaliensis, the proteins below share one genomic window:
- a CDS encoding YhdP family protein, which translates to MKKKILYFILGILGLIFIAFLVLKNGISISSVQFDFLKLEQLYIKMDKKLIVRAKNIIINENNLSVNSNKNNQNFASKELLKITKNLKYLYTFVEEINVENLVFDKHKVQIYFDGKEFFVDGDLFFLKLDLKREKDELKAQIQKLFVKEYGINIAGDLNINAKSEFYHLKARADSSFLDFNTTLSFKNGQLSYKIEDMNLKNINLLSKHIKKQIQLPKELDLWLFERAKAEFYHLDFLEGFADFSKKEYYLDELKAKGFAKNVSVRLDEKMTPITIPNLTINFSKQKLDLNFAKASYNGANLSESKVYLYDLLDSKKAGIYLLIKSGAVVFDEKLANALKNYDFSLPFYQKSGKTSGSVELKIGFNENAKTFYKGDLTLSNAALSLANFNINSASVQFHNGQLNINANGVSNDFLSANLKANIDLEQKNGVFDTELLRLYYDDYFDMRNQNVKFNLDYKEAVKLYIPAWNANLNFSEGLELTLENLQIFMPYLSVAKSLGLRDIRRLHYKSRNFNDFNVSIDEASFEKRFLINAKEPYTSDSFEIQSLGGNLTLRSKSNLISATFTPALKELHFKNLTYLYEKGESEKSFALETNPYHIKIGGANVGIILLDMNKTLSFERLEASLNKAVLNASASSGKTQISFHKSPERLSLIANDMSDEFLNTFLQKNAFKEGVFNVKAEGSSDEFFEGEFGVKNTYVRDLKGINQLVSFIDTVPSLVMFRAPTFNQKGLHIQDGKVLFNRKKDLLSFTAINLNGDSVDLFGLGSANLRLNSLDLNLELKTLKSASDTISKVPILNYVILGKNQEISTNIKVNGSLDDPKFQTQILADTLKTPFNLIKNVIQLPVNLFN; encoded by the coding sequence ATGAAAAAGAAAATTTTATATTTTATATTAGGGATTTTAGGATTAATATTTATCGCATTTTTAGTGCTTAAAAACGGAATTTCCATCTCAAGTGTCCAATTTGATTTTTTAAAATTGGAGCAATTATATATAAAAATGGATAAAAAATTAATAGTGAGAGCAAAAAATATTATCATTAATGAAAATAATCTTTCTGTAAATTCTAATAAAAACAATCAAAATTTCGCCTCTAAAGAACTTTTAAAAATTACGAAGAATTTGAAATATCTTTATACTTTTGTTGAGGAGATAAATGTAGAAAATCTCGTTTTTGACAAACATAAGGTGCAAATTTATTTTGATGGTAAGGAATTTTTTGTCGATGGAGATTTATTTTTTTTAAAGCTTGATTTAAAGCGTGAAAAAGATGAGCTTAAGGCACAAATTCAAAAGCTTTTCGTAAAAGAATATGGCATTAATATAGCGGGTGATTTAAATATCAATGCAAAAAGCGAATTTTATCATTTAAAAGCGAGGGCAGATTCTTCTTTTTTAGATTTTAATACCACTTTATCTTTTAAAAATGGGCAGCTTTCTTATAAAATTGAAGATATGAATCTTAAAAATATCAATCTTTTATCAAAACACATAAAAAAACAAATTCAGCTTCCAAAGGAGCTTGACCTATGGCTTTTTGAAAGAGCTAAGGCGGAATTTTATCATTTGGATTTTTTGGAGGGTTTTGCAGATTTTTCCAAAAAAGAGTATTATTTAGATGAACTTAAGGCAAAGGGCTTTGCGAAAAATGTATCGGTGCGTTTAGATGAGAAAATGACGCCCATTACTATCCCTAATCTTACTATCAATTTTTCTAAACAAAAGCTTGATTTAAATTTTGCAAAAGCAAGTTATAACGGAGCAAATTTAAGTGAAAGTAAGGTGTATTTGTATGATTTGCTGGATTCTAAAAAAGCAGGAATTTACCTTTTGATTAAAAGTGGGGCGGTCGTTTTTGATGAAAAATTAGCCAATGCTTTGAAAAATTATGATTTTTCTTTGCCTTTTTATCAAAAAAGTGGCAAAACAAGCGGAAGCGTGGAATTAAAAATAGGCTTTAATGAAAATGCAAAAACTTTTTATAAGGGCGATTTGACCTTAAGTAATGCCGCACTTTCTTTGGCAAATTTTAATATCAACTCCGCCTCAGTGCAATTTCACAATGGTCAATTAAATATCAATGCAAATGGAGTTAGTAACGATTTTTTAAGTGCAAATTTAAAAGCAAATATCGATTTAGAGCAAAAAAATGGCGTGTTTGACACGGAGCTTTTAAGGCTTTACTATGATGATTATTTTGATATGAGAAATCAAAATGTGAAATTTAATCTAGATTATAAAGAAGCGGTGAAGCTTTATATCCCCGCGTGGAATGCAAATTTAAATTTTAGCGAAGGGCTAGAGCTAACTTTAGAAAATTTACAAATTTTTATGCCTTATTTGAGTGTAGCAAAAAGTTTAGGATTAAGGGATATTAGGCGTTTGCATTATAAGAGTAGGAATTTTAATGATTTTAATGTAAGCATTGATGAGGCGAGTTTTGAGAAGCGTTTTTTAATCAATGCAAAAGAGCCTTATACTAGCGACAGCTTCGAAATTCAAAGTTTGGGAGGGAATTTAACACTGCGTTCAAAAAGCAACTTAATAAGTGCGACTTTCACTCCAGCTTTAAAAGAATTGCATTTTAAAAATCTCACTTATCTTTACGAAAAGGGAGAAAGCGAAAAAAGCTTTGCTTTGGAGACAAATCCATATCATATTAAAATAGGTGGAGCAAATGTGGGCATTATTCTTTTAGATATGAATAAAACTTTATCATTTGAACGCTTGGAAGCCTCTTTAAATAAAGCTGTGCTAAATGCTAGTGCAAGTAGTGGCAAAACGCAAATTTCTTTTCATAAATCTCCTGAAAGATTAAGCCTTATAGCAAATGATATGAGCGATGAATTTTTAAACACTTTTTTACAAAAAAATGCCTTTAAAGAAGGTGTTTTTAATGTCAAGGCTGAGGGAAGTAGCGATGAGTTTTTTGAGGGAGAATTTGGGGTTAAAAATACTTATGTTAGGGATTTAAAGGGGATTAATCAGCTGGTTTCTTTTATAGATACTGTGCCGTCTTTAGTGATGTTTAGGGCACCAACTTTTAATCAAAAAGGACTTCATATACAAGATGGTAAAGTGCTATTTAATCGTAAAAAAGACCTACTTAGCTTCACTGCGATTAATCTTAATGGCGATAGTGTGGATTTATTTGGCTTAGGAAGTGCAAATTTGAGACTTAATAGTCTAGATTTAAATTTAGAGCTTAAGACTTTAAAGTCGGCTTCTGATACCATCTCTAAAGTGCCGATTTTAAATTATGTGATTTTAGGGAAAAATCAAGAAATTAGCACAAATATCAAAGTCAATGGTTCGCTTGATGACCCTAAATTTCAAACTCAAATTCTAGCTGATACGCTTAAAACACCCTTTAATCTTATAAAAAATGTTATACAACTTCCTGTGAATTTGTTTAATTAA
- the mltG gene encoding endolytic transglycosylase MltG has translation MEIPFLSTKNAININPKIPNIKYKIFFFIRNFFLIFTLGLGFYLIQPLPSNSVVHIPKGSVGQIITHLRQNHYELSAIDKYVLFLLGHPQSGWINIGTKPLNRAEFLHKLTISKAALQILTLIPGETSVVFLDLAAQKLDLNKEKLLAEFKKQAPYEEGVFYPETYKIPKGITEDLLIQILLSYAHNQHKKTAEKIFGEYNAKKWHQYIITASVIQKEAASEEEMPVVASVIYNRLKIGMKLQMDGTLNYGIYSHAKITPQRIREDNSPYNTYKFEGLPKEAVCNVSLAAIRAAIFPQKTNYLYFMRDKKTKKHIFTTNLNDHNKVIKEQR, from the coding sequence ATGGAAATTCCGTTTTTAAGCACTAAAAATGCGATAAATATTAATCCTAAAATCCCTAATATAAAATATAAAATTTTCTTTTTCATACGCAACTTCTTTTTAATTTTTACTCTAGGGCTTGGGTTTTATCTTATCCAACCCTTGCCGAGCAATTCTGTCGTTCATATCCCTAAAGGCTCAGTAGGACAAATTATAACACATTTAAGGCAAAATCATTACGAATTAAGTGCGATTGATAAATATGTCCTCTTTTTGCTAGGACATCCACAATCAGGCTGGATTAATATAGGCACAAAGCCCCTAAATAGAGCCGAATTTTTACACAAGCTTACCATTTCAAAGGCAGCCCTACAAATCCTCACTTTAATCCCGGGCGAAACTAGCGTAGTATTTTTAGATCTTGCCGCACAAAAATTAGATTTAAATAAAGAAAAACTTTTAGCCGAATTTAAAAAACAAGCCCCTTATGAAGAAGGCGTTTTTTACCCTGAAACTTACAAAATTCCAAAAGGCATTACAGAAGACTTACTTATACAAATTCTGCTTTCTTACGCACATAATCAGCATAAAAAAACGGCGGAAAAAATTTTTGGTGAATATAACGCTAAAAAATGGCATCAATACATCATCACCGCTTCAGTGATTCAAAAAGAAGCTGCAAGTGAAGAGGAAATGCCCGTAGTCGCTAGTGTGATTTATAATAGACTTAAAATTGGCATGAAACTACAAATGGACGGGACTTTAAATTACGGCATTTATTCTCATGCTAAAATCACGCCCCAAAGAATAAGAGAGGATAATAGCCCTTATAATACTTACAAATTCGAAGGTCTGCCTAAGGAAGCCGTGTGCAATGTCTCTTTAGCGGCGATTCGTGCGGCGATTTTCCCACAAAAAACAAATTATTTATATTTTATGCGCGATAAAAAGACAAAAAAACACATCTTCACAACAAATTTAAATGATCATAATAAAGTCATCAAAGAACAAAGATAA